A genomic segment from Diabrotica undecimpunctata isolate CICGRU unplaced genomic scaffold, icDiaUnde3 ctg00002376.1, whole genome shotgun sequence encodes:
- the LOC140431966 gene encoding acaloleptin A-like — translation MKFTVTSLCLLLIAILAVTDAKDDKKKPEPWEVHPDVNGDGKGNVNAGVEVNKKGENHDFEAGWNKVVHGPNKGKPTWHVGGTIRFRRSPKPDWEVNPGVNGDGNGNTNAGVQVRNKGKDHDFEAGWSKVVHGPNRAKPTWHVGGTWRFKRSPKPDWEVNPGANGDGNGNTNAGVEVRNKDKDHDFQAGWSKVVHGPNRAKPTWHVGGTWRFKRSPKPDWEVNPGANGDGNGNTNAGVEVRNKGKDHDFKAGWNKVVHGPNKAKPTWHVGGTWRFKRSPKPDWEVNPGANGDGNGNTNAGVEVRNKGKYHDFEAGWSKVVHGPNRAKPTWHVGGTWRFKRSPKPDWEVNPGANGDGNGNTNAGVEVRNKGKDHDFEAGWNKVVHGPNKSKPTWHVGGTWRFKRSPKPDWEVNPGANGDGNGNTNAGVEVRNKDKDHDFQAGWSKVVHGPNRAKPTWHVGGTWKF, via the coding sequence ATGAAATTTACCGTTACCTCATTGTGCTTATTGCTAATAGCAATATTAGCTGTAACTGATGCTAAAGATGACAAAAAGAAGCCAGAACCTTGGGAAGTACATCCAGATGTCAACGGTGATGGCAAAGGAAATGTTAATGCAGGTGTAGAAGTAAACAAAAAGGGAGAGAATCATGATTTTGAAGCTGGCTGGAACAAGGTTGTCCATGGACCCAACAAAGGAAAGCCAACTTGGCACGTTGGTGGTACAATACGATTTAGAAGATCACCAAAACCAGATTGGGAAGTAAATCCTGGAGTTAATGGGGATGGAAATGGTAACACTAATGCTGGTGTACAAGTAAGAAATAAAGGCAAAGATCATGACTTTGAAGCTGGATGGAGCAAAGTTGTCCATGGACCTAACAGAGCTAAACCAACATGGCATGTAGGTGGCACCTGGAGATTCAAGAGATCACCAAAGCCAGATTGGGAAGTAAACCCTGGAGCCAACGGTGATGGAAATGGTAACACCAATGCTGGCGTAGAggtcagaaataaagataaagaCCATGACTTTCAAGCGGGATGGAGCAAAGTTGTTCATGGACCCAATAGAGCTAAACCAACATGGCATGTGGGTGGTACCTGGAGATTCAAAAGATCACCAAAACCAGATTGGGAAGTAAACCCTGGAGCCAACGGTGATGGAAATGGTAACACCAATGCTGGCGTAGAAGTGAGAAATAAGGGTAAAGATCATGACTTTAAAGCTGGATGGAACAAAGTTGTCCATGGACCCAACAAAGCTAAACCAACGTGGCATGTAGGTGGTACCTGGAGATTCAAGAGATCACCAAAGCCAGATTGGGAAGTAAATCCTGGAGCTAACGGTGATGGAAATGGTAACACAAATGCTGGTGTAGAAGTAAGAAATAAAGGCAAATATCATGACTTTGAAGCTGGATGGAGCAAAGTTGTCCATGGACCGAACAGAGCTAAACCAACATGGCATGTGGGTGGTACCTGGAGATTCAAAAGATCACCAAAGCCAGATTGGGAAGTAAACCCTGGAGCTAATGGTGATGGAAATGGTAACACTAATGCTGGTGTAGAAGTGAGAAATAAGGGTAAAGATCATGACTTTGAGGCTGGATGGAACAAAGTTGTCCATGGACCCAACAAATCTAAACCAACGTGGCATGTAGGTGGTACCTGGAGATTCAAGAGATCACCGAAGCCAGATTGGGAAGTAAACCCTGGAGCCAACGGTGATGGAAATGGTAACACCAATGCTGGCGTAGAggtcagaaataaagataaagaCCATGACTTTCAAGCGGGATGGAGCAAAGTTGTTCATGGACCCAATAGAGCTAAACCAACGTGGCATGTAGGTGGTACTTGGaagttttaa
- the LOC140431967 gene encoding acaloleptin A-like codes for MTKKKPEPWEVHPDVNGDGKGNVNAGVEVNKKGENHDFEAGWNKVVHGPNKGKPTWHVGGTIRFRRSPKPDWEVNPGANGDGNGNTNAGVEVRNKGKDHDFEAGWNKVVHGPNRAKPTWHVGGTWRFKRSPKPDWEVNPGANGDGNGNTNAGVEVRNKGKDHDFEAGWNKVVHGPNRAKPTWHVGGTWRFKRSPKPDWEVNPGANGDGNGNTNAGVEVRNKGKDHDFEAGWNKVVHGPNRAKPTWHVGGTWRFKRSPKPDWEVNPGANGDGNGNTNAGVEVRNKGKDHDFEAGWNKVVHGPNRAKPTWHVGGTWRFKRSPKPDWEVNPGANGDGNGNTNAGVEVRNKGKDHDFQAGWSKVVHGPNRAKPTWHVGGTWKF; via the coding sequence ATGACAAAAAAAAAGCCAGAACCTTGGGAAGTACATCCAGATGTCAACGGTGATGGCAAAGGAAATGTTAATGCAGGGGTAGAAGTAAACAAAAAGGGAGAGAATCACGATTTTGAAGCTGGCTGGAACAAGGTTGTCCATGGACCCAACAAAGGAAAGCCAACTTGGCACGTTGGTGGTACAATACGATTTAGAAGATCACCAAAGCCAGATTGGGAAGTAAATCCTGGAGCTAACGGTGATGGAAATGGTAACACTAATGCTGGTGTAGAAGTAAGAAATAAAGGCAAAGATCATGACTTTGAAGCTGGATGGAATAAAGTTGTTCATGGACCAAACAGAGCTAAACCAACATGGCATGTAGGTGGTACCTGGAGATTCAAAAGATCACCAAAGCCAGATTGGGAAGTAAACCCTGGAGCTAATGGTGATGGAAATGGTAACACTAATGCCGGTGTAGAAGTAAGAAATAAAGGCAAAGATCATGACTTTGAGGCTGGATGGAACAAAGTTGTCCATGGACCAAACAGAGCTAAACCAACATGGCATGTGGGTGGTACCTGGAGATTCAAAAGGTCACCAAAGCCAGATTGGGAAGTAAATCCTGGAGCTAACGGTGATGGAAATGGTAACACAAATGCTGGTGTAGAAGTAAGAAATAAAGGCAAAGATCATGACTTTGAGGCTGGATGGAACAAAGTTGTCCATGGACCCAACAGAGCTAAACCAACGTGGCATGTAGGTGGTACCTGGAGATTCAAGAGATCACCAAAGCCAGATTGGGAAGTAAATCCTGGAGCTAATGGTGATGGAAATGGTAACACTAATGCTGGTGTAGAAGTGAGAAATAAGGGTAAAGATCATGACTTTGAGGCTGGATGGAACAAAGTTGTCCATGGACCCAACCGAGCTAAACCAACATGGCATGTGGGTGGTACCTGGAGATTTAAGAGATCACCAAAGCCAGATTGGGAGGTAAACCCTGGAGCTAACGGTGATGGAAATGGTAACACCAATGCTGGAGTAGAGGTCAGAAATAAAGGTAAAGACCATGACTTTCAAGCTGGATGGAGCAAAGTTGTTCATGGACCCAATAGAGCTAAACCCACGTGGCATGTAGGTGGTACttggaaattttaa